In Papaver somniferum cultivar HN1 chromosome 1, ASM357369v1, whole genome shotgun sequence, a genomic segment contains:
- the LOC113332363 gene encoding HMG1/2-like protein isoform X1: MSHADKRVASDEDESDSDESEEVVNSFSDTVKPKRPAIAFFCFMEESRQTYKNEHPNNKAVIVIGKAGGGKWKSLSGASEGVRRII; this comes from the exons ATGTCTCATGCT GATAAACGAGTAGCTTCTGATGAAGATGAATCAGATTCAGACGAGAGTGAAGAG gTTGTTAACTCATTTTCGGATACAGTCAAACCCAAAAGACCAGCAATTGCCTTTTTCTGTTTCAT GGAAGAATCTAGACAAACATATAAGAATGAACATCCTAACAACAAGGCAGTCATCGTT ATAGGCAAAGCTGGAGGAGGTAAATGGAAATCATTGTCTGGTGCT AGTGAAGGAGTCAGACGAATCATTTGA
- the LOC113332363 gene encoding HMG1/2-like protein isoform X2: MSHADKRVASDEDESDSDESEEVVNSFSDTVKPKRPAIAFFCFMEESRQTYKNEHPNNKAVIVIGKAGGGKWKSLSGAVSDFFRDRSFIFIKILELYLVKFNICL; encoded by the exons ATGTCTCATGCT GATAAACGAGTAGCTTCTGATGAAGATGAATCAGATTCAGACGAGAGTGAAGAG gTTGTTAACTCATTTTCGGATACAGTCAAACCCAAAAGACCAGCAATTGCCTTTTTCTGTTTCAT GGAAGAATCTAGACAAACATATAAGAATGAACATCCTAACAACAAGGCAGTCATCGTT ATAGGCAAAGCTGGAGGAGGTAAATGGAAATCATTGTCTGGTGCTGTAAGTGATTTCTTTAGGGACAGAAGTTTCATTTTCATAAAAATCTTGGAACTTTATTTGGTTAAATTTAACATTTGTCTGTGA